ATCGGTCGACAGCTGGACTGCGCTGACCGGCGTGCTGCCGGCACGCTTCGTGACCAGGTTGATGATTCCGGAAGGCGGCACGAAGCCGTAGTACAGGCCGCCGACGCCCTTGAGCACTTCGACGCGCTCCTTGTTCTCGAGCGGCAGGTCGATCAGGTTCACGATCGGCAGGCCGCCGTTGAGGCGATAGCTGGAGCGGTTGTCGACCAGCAGCCCGCGGATCGACAGGTTGTCGTAGGCAGTGGCCCCGAGCTGCGCGCGGGTGACGCCCGCAGTGTTCTTCATCGCCTCGTACAGGCTGTTGGCCTGCTGCGCATCGAGAAGGTCGCGATCGACGATGTTCACCGTCATCGGCACCTCTTTCGCCGGGGTGTCGCGGAAAGTACCCACGCCGATGCTGCCGGCGCGCCAGGCGGAATCGCTCGCGAAGACTTCGACCGCTTCGAGCTGCTGGTCGGCGGCGAGGAGGGGGCCATGCGCGGCGAGCAGCGCGGCGGCGGGGATCAGGCGGGCAAGGGTTTTGAGGCGCATTGCGGAAACCTCGAGAGGAGTGGAAGGGAAAGTCGCAAAGCGGCCGACAGCGCCGCGCCGGCCGGAAACCCGGGCCGGCGGGTCGGCGCAGGAGAGCCGGAAGTCAGAAACGGTAGGTCGCGGTCGCCTGCAGCGTGCGTGGCGCGCCCGGCTGGTTCAGCCCGTTGACGCTGCCGTGTGCGGACGCCCAGTACTCGCGGTCGAACACGTTCTTGAGGTTGAACGCGAGGTCGTAGGCGCGGCTGCGGTACAGCAGCGCAGCGTCGACCACCGCGAAGCCGGGCAGGCGCACGAGGTTGTCGGGCGACGCGTATTGCGACGACTGCGCACGGACGCCGCCGCCGAGGCGCCAGCCCAGGCCCAGTTCGCGCATCACCCACAGCGATGCGCTGTGGCGCGGCGTCAGCGGCGCATCCTTGCCTTCGAACGGCGCGGTGATCCGCGTCGTGCCGAAGTTCGCGCCGCCGCTCGCCGTCGATTTGACGATCTCGGTATCGAGGAACGCATAGCCTGCGTGGATTTGCCACCCCTGGGCCGGCCGCCCGGAAAGCGACAGCTCGAGGCCGTTCGTGCGCTGTTCGCCGGCATTGATCGTCGTGCGCGACACCGGCTCGGTGATCTTCATGTCGGTACGCACGAGCTGGAACACCGACGCGCCCGCAGACAGCGCGCCGCCGAGGAGGTCCCATTTCGCGCCGATCTCGTAGTTCGTCGAGATTTCCGGCTCGCTGTCGACGTTCGACGCGTTGAGCTGGAACTGTTCGCCCGACGGCTGGAACGAGCGCGACACCGACGCGTAGTACGACTGCATCGCGTCCGGCTGCCACACGAGCCCGGCGCGCGGGCTCCATTCGCGATCGGTGCGCTCGAAGTCGGGCTTGCCGGGCTCGGTGGTTTCCTGCCGGTAGTCGTCGTAGCGCACGCCGAGCAGCGCTTTCCAGTGCTCGCCGAACGCGATCTGGTCCTGCACGTACACGGCGGCGCTGTCCTGCGTCGTGACGTTATCGATCGTGCGCGAGTTCGGTGCGACGCTCCTGTACGGCGGGATCGCGCCGCCCGGATTGAACAGCGGAACGGTGTCGATGCCGATCCAGTTGTCGATGTCGAGGCGCTTTTCCTGGCTGCCGAGCTCGAGACCGTACAGCAGCGTGTGCTGCACGCCGCCGAGCGCGAGTTTCTGGGTCAGTTCGAACTGGTTGAACCAGCCGTCCTCGTTGCGGACGACGTGGCCGTGCGTGCGCTGCATGAAGAGCTCGCCGTTGACCAGCGTGTAGGGGCTGTTCGAGCGGTACAGGGTGTTGTCGCGGTCGAGCTCGAAGTCGTAATAGCGCAGCACGTTGCGCAGCGACCAGTCGGCGTTGATGCGGTGCGCGAGCGTCGCCGTCGCGGTGTCCATCGTCGCAGCGGTGGTGTCGTCGCGCTCGGCGTCGCCCGAGCCGTAATACGTGTCGTGATCGACGTCGAGCGGGCGGCCGTTGTTGTCGGGAATGCCGAAGTCGGTCGGGCGCCGGTCGCGGTTATGCGCGACCTGCAGCAGCAGGCTCGTGTTCTCGCCGAGGTGGAGCGAGAGCGACGGCGCGATCGCTTCGCGCTTCAGGAAGGACTCGTCGCGAAAACCGGTCGAGTCCTCGAACGCCCCGGTCAGCCGG
The window above is part of the Azoarcus sp. PA01 genome. Proteins encoded here:
- a CDS encoding TonB-dependent siderophore receptor is translated as MHLRTLGAAIAAALPALATAQHTPQTTLPTVTVTDQVGATLSYNPLVSSSATKGTAPLRDIPQTVNVVGPELIADQGVRSLTEALQNVPGVTLNMGDGQRDQVAIRGFTAIGDNFLDGVRDDALYYRDLSNTERIEVIKGPAAVLYGRGSSGGIINRVSKLPTKQAIRDITVQFDSEGEKRASFDLGGGLGDAGHSFRLTGAFEDSTGFRDESFLKREAIAPSLSLHLGENTSLLLQVAHNRDRRPTDFGIPDNNGRPLDVDHDTYYGSGDAERDDTTAATMDTATATLAHRINADWSLRNVLRYYDFELDRDNTLYRSNSPYTLVNGELFMQRTHGHVVRNEDGWFNQFELTQKLALGGVQHTLLYGLELGSQEKRLDIDNWIGIDTVPLFNPGGAIPPYRSVAPNSRTIDNVTTQDSAAVYVQDQIAFGEHWKALLGVRYDDYRQETTEPGKPDFERTDREWSPRAGLVWQPDAMQSYYASVSRSFQPSGEQFQLNASNVDSEPEISTNYEIGAKWDLLGGALSAGASVFQLVRTDMKITEPVSRTTINAGEQRTNGLELSLSGRPAQGWQIHAGYAFLDTEIVKSTASGGANFGTTRITAPFEGKDAPLTPRHSASLWVMRELGLGWRLGGGVRAQSSQYASPDNLVRLPGFAVVDAALLYRSRAYDLAFNLKNVFDREYWASAHGSVNGLNQPGAPRTLQATATYRF